The Spirochaetota bacterium genome segment CACTTCAGTGGATAAATGTTCCCCGTTTTCCTTGCAATCTTTTCTAGCTTGACAGCAATTTTATACGTGTAAGAATTTTTTATTTTAACAAGCTCACTTCGGGTAAACTCAAGCTCAAATATATTTGGACACAACTCTCCAAATATTGAATAATCAAAAAATTCTTTCATTGTATAATTATATTTATTTTTATAATAATTTATTGGTCAAGTCAAAATTAGTGTGTAATCCTACCAGAATCATAAAAATTATCTACTTCACCAATGACTTTTCTTACTCTAGCGGTCATCTTGTTCCTGAAATAGTCCTGTTATCAATGCATAAACACTATATTCATTATATTGCACCTCCAATCTTTTAGGATAACACACATCATCACCACTCATCAACGCAATATATTTTCCCCGTGCATTTTTTATTGCAGTATTTGCTGCCGCACTTGGTCCCATATTTTCCTGATAAATATATCTTATACGTTTATCATCAAAACTTTTTATCATTTCTTCTGTTTTATCAGTAGAGCCATCATTGACTATAATTAGCTCAAAATCTTCAAAAGTCTGATCTAATAGTCTTTGTACAGCTTCAGCAATATATTTTTCATGGTTATATGTAGTCATTGTAACACTTATCAAGGGCTTTTTCATCTTCCTTATACTCCACGTTTAAAAAAATTTAATACTTATACCACTTTTTCCACCTCATCCCAACTCATTACAGGACTAATTGGCAAACTTACCACCTCATTATGAATGGTTTCAGTAATTGGGTAGCTATGCGCATTCCATTCTTCATACGCTTTTTGCTTATGAGGCGGTATAGGATAATGAATCATAGTGGCAATTCCTTTTTTGCTACAATAGCGTATAAATTTTTCCCTATCCTTTACCCTCACCACAAACAAATGCCACACGTGTTCTTTTTGTCTTCTTACTTTTGGCAAAACCATTGTTTCATTGTATATGTTCTTTAAAAATAATAATTTGCAATTTTTCGTCGTTTTTCGTTATCCTCATCAAGCCTTCTAAGCTTTACCCTTAACAACGCAGCTTGTAGCTCATCAAGTCGGCTATTTACTCCTTTGTATTTGTTTACATATTTTTTGTGACTGCCATAGTTTCGCAATGCTCTTATTGCTTCCGCAAGTTCATCATCGTTTGTAGTAACAGCTCCACCATCGCCAAGTGCACCTAAATTTTTCCCAGGATAAAAACTAAACCCGCTTGCATCCCCCAAATTGCCAGCACGTTTGTTTTTATAATATGCCCCATGCGCTTGAGCAGAATCTTCAATTACTGTTAGATTATATTTTCTTGCAATTGTATTTATTTTATCAATATCGCATGTTTGCCCATAAAGGTATACCGGCATAATGGCTTTTGTTTTTGGGGTTATGTGCCTTTCAATTAATTTTGTATCAATCAAATATGTATTGATATCAGGTTCCACCAAAACAGGTTGTAAGTTATTTTGACTTATTGCTAGTATCGTTGCAATATAAGTA includes the following:
- a CDS encoding glycosyltransferase family 2 protein → MKKPLISVTMTTYNHEKYIAEAVQRLLDQTFEDFELIIVNDGSTDKTEEMIKSFDDKRIRYIYQENMGPSAAANTAIKNARGKYIALMSGDDVCYPKRLEVQYNEYSVYALITGLFQEQDDR